CCATGTTGTACCCTAAGGACAAAGGAACTCTCCATTTAGAAGCACCAGTTTCAAATACCCACCTTCTTCTCCATCCTCTACCTCTTGAACTTTCATTCCTGAGGAAGGAAATAGGGCACTGTGGGAGGTCATGGAGGCAATCTTAAACCAATGACTCACCATTATTTACTGTTTCCTCTTAGGAAATAGAAAACGGATATAAGAATCTCTTAAAAATTCTGTTCACAAACCTGTCCAACGTCCACCAGGTGGGCATATTTCCGAGCAGTGGCTCCATTGGTGGTGAAAATAGCAGTTCCATTTCCATATGGGTTGTTGTTTACAATCTGGATGGCTTCATCCAATGTTTCTGTCTCCAGAACCACAAGAACTGGACCAAAAATCTCCTCTTTGTAACAGGTCATATTTGGCTGCCAGGAAGGATGCATCAAGAAAAGAAGTCAGCCTTTTGGATTCTGAGTATTTGATGTTTATTTGGTACTTTCACTTACTACACATCGTTTACATGGACAACTTTTATAATCTCTTTTCATTTCAaatcagctattttttaaaaaaatcctctcttAACCGTGTTTCATCTTCCAAGCTACCAATCATATAAACAACTTGGAATTCCTATCAACCATAACCACACTTCCTTTAAGGCACTGTATTTTTAGTTCATGACCCATCATTAACTTCCTTTTTAATACCTGAACAACTTGTTTTATCCAATTGTTATCAAAAGgttacataaaaatttattttttataaaacgaATATATATTATACCAGgagaatttttctctttatagaaaCCCCAAGCTGTTTTCTGTAACGTAAATAATCCATTCTTATTCACTccttcctttgcctcccaaatatgtctgtatgtttatattttgatatCAGGTCACACTTAGACACTCAAAACATCATCACTGCAGCTAATGTTTGTTGCTGATAAATGGATTTTTCTGTATGGTTCTGTGGCAAGAGATTTCATAATTTCTGCTACACTTCAACACTTGGTGATTCACTATTAtatatgaatttcaaaaaaaagCTTCATAACCTCAATTTTTAAGTCATATTAGCTGAGAGACTTTCAaagttttgataaataaaaattgacaagtattattttctcattttcaataaatattgggtGGTTTGATATAGTGGTTGAGATAATGCAGTACTCATAAGCTAGGCAgcaagagggagaggggagagaaaacaTTAACAAACCAGTATAAAATAAGATAGCATTTGGTAAACTGTAGCCTGTGGGCCCAAATGTGgcttgctgcctgtttttgtacagccCCCAAGTTAAAAAtggtttctgcatttttaaatggttgaaaaattatttaatcatataTAAACTGACATGAAATTCAAACTTCAGtgtataaagttttattggaacacagccacacaaTGTTTATTGCTGATCTCACACTACAATGTCAGATTTTCATTGCAACAAACACTATATCCCTGCAAAGGTGAAAGTATATATCCGTTTATGGAAAGTTTGCAGACTGCTGGGATAGTGGAAAGAGTTTGGTTGTGAGTTAGAAGGGGAGACTCATTCGGATTCCATATAAAATAACTGATCAATCCTGGCAAGAGATGAGGTCTTAGTCATTAAgcattttcattaataaattagAGGAATGAGATTCTATAGCCTTAAGGTGCCCTCAACTCTCATATTTGTGAAACCAAACTTGTTCACCTTGACATTCGAGATGATAGTTGGTCCAACGAAGTTGCCATTTTCATAGCCTTTCACTTTAATTTTTCGTCCATCAAGAAGGATGGAAGCTCCCTCCTTTGTTCCACTATCAATCAGATTACAGACTCGCTCTTTGGCCTGGGGAGTGATCAGAGGGCCAAGATCAGCTCCTGGCTGATCTCCTGTAAAACAACACAGAAGTATTTAAGATCCTCATTAACATAAATTGTGACTGCTgccagggctcatgcctgtaatcccaaagctttAGCGGACCAAGggaggaggactgcctgagcccaggagttcagaccagcctgggcaacaaagtgagacttcatctctataaaaaaattaaaaaattagccaggtggtggtgcacacctgtggtccaagctgctcaggaggctgaggcaggaggatcacttgagcccaggagtttgaggctgctgtgagctaggatgataccattgtactccagcttgggtgacagagagcctctgcctttaaaaaaaaaaaaaaagactgctaaTAAGATGAATCCAAATGACAACTACAGTATAAAGACAGGAAATGGCCAGAATAGACATGATTTTCCCACTGGCCAAGGCCAGTGCTAGAACCCCAGAGTTTAATGCCACATATGCAAAAATCTAAGCGAGCTAGGCAGGTGATTGATTACCTGCATTGACTCTCAGGTTTTTGGCACGCTCCACCAGCTCTGGCAGCCACTTCCTAGCTTCTCCCACAAGGATTGCTGTTGAAAGAGCCATGCAGCGCTGACCAGCAGCTCCAAATGCTGCCCCAACCAGCTGGTTCAGGGTATTTTCCTTATTGGCATCTGGCATGACTACCCCATGGTTCTTGGCTCCCTAAATACAGAAAGCACATGAGTCTTCCTTGGCCAATACAATTAAGCTAAGAAATTAAgcagtgggccaggcgcggtggctcacgcctgtaatcccagcactttgtgaggctgaggcgggtggatcccaaggtcaagagatcgagaccatcctggtcaacatggtgaaaccccgtctctactaaaaatacaaaaaattagctgggcatggtggcgtgtgcctgtaatcttagctactcaggaggctgaggcaggagaattgcctgaacccaggaggcagaggttgtggtgagccgagatcacgccattgcactccagcctgggtaacaagagcaaaactccatctcaagaaaaaaaattaaaaaaagaaataagcagtggaccaggtgaggtggctaatgcctgtaatcccagcactttgggaagctgaggtgggaaggatcacatgaggtcaagagttcgagaccagcctaggcaacatggtaaaagcccatctctacaaaaaaattagccaggcatgatggcgtgtgcctgtggtcccagctacttgggaggctgaggtagggggaccacttgatcctgggaggcgaaggttgcagtgagccaagatctcaccactgtactccagactgggtgacagagtgagaccctgtctcaaaaaaaggaaaataatttattgtctGCTAGGTTTTTCAGTTATATGAAGagcaatgtttaaaaaagaaaaaaaggctgggggcggtgggtcacgcctgtaattccagcactttgggaggctcaggcaggcagatcacctgaggtcaggagctcaaaaccagcctggtcaacatggagaaaccccgactctacaaaaaaaaaaaaaaaaaaaattatagcaataatGCCAGTAACCAGCTGAAAAGCAAAATGGAAGGCAGACCTCTTAATACAGAATTtcaagaaagaggccaggcacactggctcatacctataatcccagcacttctggaggcagaggcaggcagatcacctgaggccaggagtttgagaccagcttggcctacgtggtaaaaccctgcctctactaaaaatacaaaacttagcctggtgtggtggtgtggtggtaggcacctgtaatcccagctacttgggaggctgaggtatgagaattgtttgaacccgagaggtggaggttgcagtgagatgagagcACActaccgcactctagcctgggtgacagagtgagaagctgtctcaaaaaaaaaaaaataataaggtgaTTAACATGACTTAGAATGAAACTCCTCAAAAAGTCTATTATTAAAGAGAAAACATTCAGGATGACACGGTAATTAAGAAACACTGACACTGAAGTGAGATGAGTGGCCGCTTTGCTTAAGGTCTATTCCTAGgtaattttaatatatagaacAAATAttggaggaaaaaaggaataagaagTCACCATATTGGCTTGAACCCTCTTGCCATGTCTTGATCCTCTCTCGAAGATATACTCTCCTGCCTGGTTGGATCCCACAAAGCTGATTGCTTTAATGTCCGGATGATCGCAAATAAAATTTACagctttaagaagaaaataaatgatcacTCAAAACAAGCAAATGGATTCTCAACATGGCAAATTTCCCCTTTCCCCACTGCTGTGGATTTGAAGttttcctgtgtttgtttttctatacTGGATTCTCATTGTGAAGTtctcttctactttcttttaaattctatttagcCAGGtgagcacggtggtgcacacctgtaatcccagcactttgggaggctgaggcaggtggatcacctgaggtcaggagtttgagacaatcctggccaacatggtgaaaccccagttctactaaaaatacaaaaaattagccaggcatggtggtgagcacctgtaatcccaactactcaggaggctgaggcaggag
Above is a window of Callithrix jacchus isolate 240 chromosome 8, calJac240_pri, whole genome shotgun sequence DNA encoding:
- the ALDH6A1 gene encoding methylmalonate-semialdehyde/malonate-semialdehyde dehydrogenase [acylating], mitochondrial isoform X7; amino-acid sequence: MMGETMPSITKDMDLYSYRLPLGVCAGIAPFNFPAMIPLWMFPMAMVCGNTFLMKPSERVPGATILLAKLLQDSGAPDGTLNIIHGQHEAVNFICDHPDIKAISFVGSNQAGEYIFERGSRHGKRVQANMGAKNHGVVMPDANKENTLNQLVGAAFGAAGQRCMALSTAILVGEARKWLPELVERAKNLRVNAGDQPGADLGPLITPQAKERVCNLIDSGTKEGASILLDGRKIKVKGYENGNFVGPTIISNVKPNMTCYKEEIFGPVLVVLETETLDEAIQIVNNNPYGNGTAIFTTNGATARKYAHLVDVGQVGVNVPIPVPLPMFSFTGSRSSFRGDTNFYGKQGIQFYTQLKTITSQWKEEDATLSSPAVVMPTMGR